AATGATTCAAAATTCCAGAAAATCCCAAAGGCTTTTGATTTCCCAGAAACTTATCCTTTATCATACCGGACAGAAAGGCGAGGTTGAGTTTAATGAAACCTTGAAGTATGTTTTTCCGGAAGCATTCCGTTCGGATATCGTGGCTGAAAGTGTTCAAAGAATCCACGTATTGTCAAAAGGCGCGGCCTTGACGGTCATGGACGGTAAGGCTGTTGCTGAATCTGAAACTATCTATGATCGTTATAAGGACATTATCCTTTACAATTCAAGGGCGCTGCTTGCAGCAAGGCTCTCGGGCCAGGGGGTCGACGTGACCGTTTCAAGCCTGGGACGTTTTCAAGGCAAACTTGCGTATGTGGTGGGAGCGCAATACCCGGACGAGACGGTTCCGCAGATATGGCTCAATAAAGATACATTCAGGCCTTTGCGCTGGCTGCTAACGGGAAAAGTTGACAAGAACCGTGAAGATTCCCTTGAAGTGCGTTATTTTGATTGGCAGCAATCGAACAAGACATGGTATCCGATGCGGATCGAATTTTACAAAAATGACATTTTAGTGCGCGAAATTAAGGTCCACAGCGTCGAAACGGCACCGTCTTTTCCCGAGAGTCTTTTTGATATTGACCGTCTTAAGTCGACCTATCGTCCGGACATTACCATGTTGCCGGATCAGGGTGATAAAAAGGAACTGGATGAGGTTAAAAAAACTATCGAGGAATTTAAAAAAATATATGAATAAAATCGCGAAGCGATTTTATACCGGATAATGCCGAGGTAAATATGGCTTCTAATACGAAATTTATTTTTGTAACAGGCGGTGTTCTTTCTTCCCTCGGCAAGGGTCTTGCTTCGGCAGCCATCGGATCTCTTTTAGAAAGCCGCGGGCTTACGGTAGCGATTCAAAAACTGGATCCTTACATTAATGTTGATCCTGGAACCATGAATCCCTTCCAGCATGGCGAGGTCTATGTAACCGATGACGGCGCCGAGACCGATCTTGATCTTGGTCATTATGAGCGATTCACGCACGCCCGAGTTGGACGGGACCACAACTTTACCACCGGGAAAATTTATCACTCGGTCATCAGCAAGGAGCGCAGGGGGGATTACCTGGGAGGGACGGTCCAGGTGATCCCGCACATCACCGAAGAGATTAAAAACAGCATTAAGCTTGTGGCGGACGGCGTTGATATCGTTATTGTGGAAATCGGCGGAACCATCGGTGATATAGAGAGTCTGCCCTTTCTGGAAGCCATCCGGCAATTCAGGGCTGATGTGGGCAAGGAAAACGTGCTGTATATCCATCTTACCTTGGTGCCCTATATCTCCACGGCGGGAGAGCTTAAAACCAAGCCGACCCAGCACAGTGTCAAGGAGCTTCGGAGTATTGGTATTCAGCCGGACATCCTTCTTTGCCGGACGGACAGATACCTGACCAAGGACATCAAGTCCAAGATAGCCCTTTTTTGCAATGTCAGCGTCGATGCGGTCATTACGGCCAAGGATGTGGAGTGTATTTACGAGGTCCCGCTGGTGTTTCACAAAGAGGGCCTCGATAATAAAATTGTTGAACTTCTTAATATCTGGACAAGGGCGCCCCGGCTGGAAAATTGGGAGCAGCTTGTTAAAAATGTAAAGGCGCCGACACATTCCGTGAATATCGCTGTCGTCGGAAAATACGTCAACCTGACAGACTCGTACAAGAGTTTAAATGAGGCCCTGTGCCACGGCGGCATCCCCAACGATTCCCGGGTAAAGATTATCTACGTCGATTCGGAGAAAATCGACGAAAACAGTTGCGGTCAACTGCTTGCCGGTGCCGACGGGATACTTATACCGGGCGGATTCGGCTCCCGCGGTATTGAAGGAAAGATATGTGCCGCCAAATATGCCAGGGAAAATAAAATTCCATTTTTCGGCATCTGCCTTGGGATGCAAATCGCCGTTGCGGAATTCGCACGCAACGTTGCCAGCATGACCGGTGCTCACAGCCAGGAGTTTGATGAGAATACGCCTTATGCGGTGATATACCTGATGGTAGAATGGTACGATGATAAAACCGGAACCATACAGAAACGGGACGTCACTTCGGATAAGGGCGGCACCATGCGCCTTGGCGCCTACCCGTGCATTGTCAAAAAGGGAACGTATGCTTTTCAGGCCTATGGGGTTACAGAAATATCAGAGCGGCACCGCCACAGGTATGAATTCAACAATGCCTACAAGGGTGCGCTTGAAGAAAAGGGGCTTGTGATCAGCGGCACTTCACCGAACGGTGAACTGGTTGAAATCATCGAGGTAGCCGACCATCCCTGGTTTCTGGGATGTCAATTCCATCCGGAATTTAAATCCCGGCCCATGGATCCCCATCCGCTTTTCAGGGAGTTTATCCGGGCATCCTTAGAATATGCCGGGACCCGTTCTTAATGTAAAACTCCTAATTTGTCATTCGTCATCGCTCAATTGAGGCCTGAGCAGAGCCGTTGATTCTGGAGACGATAAATTCTCCGATCTTTTCCGCCGACACTCCGAAAAGGTCGTGCATTTCGACAAGCTCAATATATTGATCATCCCATCTAATGCTGTTTTCCTGAACAATATTTTTGATGCGCTCATGTTTGCCGCCAAGGGCCTTGATCTTAACAGGGAGGGGAACGCTTTCTTTAAACGAAAACGTCAACAAGAGGATGTATTCGATCATATTCGTCTTGGCAGAAGCGGCGGAGATAATCGGAATGATGATGATGCTGCGGTCGTCTTTCCGGCCTTTACCGATATAGACATTGCCTTCCCGCACAATGATTCGTTTGGTGCCTTTTAGCATGGGGTCGGTTTCCACCCGCGAGGGAATCGGTTTCAGCACACCGTCTTTCTTGACAATCTGAATGGTAGTTGTTTCTATTGGTTCGCCCAGAAGGTTCAAACCGTCGATTCTGTAAAAAATGGCACCGTTGATACGTGCAACGATTCCCTGAATATTTTTAAGGACGATAATGTTTCTGTTAGTCAACTGGAAGGTGCTGATGTTGTATGCGGCCAATGCATCAAACAGGATACCCTCGACTTTCTCACTGATGCGGCTGGTTCCGACGGTGACGGTTTTGGCCTGGTGCCGGATGGCATCCACAGGGCGAGACAAGCAATTGATCGACTCTCCCAGACACTCAAGCAGGGTCTGGAGCATGTTCAGTGCCGTACCCTTTTTGCCGAAGTCGATTTCAAAATCGGAAACAGGCAGCCTTCCCGACAGATATTTGAGCAGCAGGGTCAGATCTGAAGCCGCTTCGAGGCCCATGGCGGTTGGAAAACGATTTTGGGTTTTTTTCCTTCTGAATTCAGTGTAGAAAGCAGCGATCTTTTCTCTGAAGGATTTTTCCAAAATGAGTTCGTAAACATCAAGGCCGCTGGCGGCATAGTCTTCGATGGTGCTTTGAATATCTTCCCGGAACCCGTATAAAAATCTTGATCCTCCGTTGATGGCCAGGGCGGCATAATATCCCCAGATATGGCCGACCAGTGTGTTCAGAATCGGTGCCAGATGCTCGCTGACAACAGGGACGTGAAATACATCGACGGCATAGGGATCGAACCTGTTTTCACCCTCATCGGCGATAACTATCGGTGTGGCTTTATGAGCCTGAAAAATGGCTGTATCTTTGACGATATCACCAATGACACTGCTCCGTGTACCGGCGGCGCAGACAATCAGCAGCGGTTCCGATGAAAGATCGATATGTTTTTTATCTTCAACATAGTCCGATGAAATCGTTTTATAGCAAAGTTCACTTAACTTGATTCTGATTTCATCAGCCGAGGCTTTATTGGGGCCGCTGCCGACGGCCGCCCAATATGTTTTGGTGACCGCAAGTCGCTGGGCCGAATCCTGAATGCTTTCACGCATCTCAAGGATTTTTTTCATATGCATCGGAAGTTCAAGCAACTGCTTGATTTCGGCTGTTATAAAGGCCTCGTTCCTGAGGCCGAGCAAACCGGCGATCTTGAGTCCCAGGACGGCACCGGCCACGATCTGTGAATAGAATGCTTTGGTCGAGGCCACCGACATCTCGATATCCCGACCGCTTGAGGTGTACATGACACCATCGACTTTGAAGGTAATATCCGAATCCCTGCGGTTAACGATGGCCATGGTGTAGGCGCCCCGTTCTTTAACCATATCCACGGTTCGGTTTGTGTCCGTTGTGGTGCCGGACTGGCTGATGGCAATTACCAGGGCATCCGCCATGCTGGCGGCATCATCTTGTTCATGAAGCTTAAATCCGCTGAGTTCCGAAGCTTTGAAGGCATTGATATAATAGGATGAATCATGCAGGTAATGATTAAAAATATCAGCGCATGCCAGGGCCGCCACCCCCGCAGTACCCTGTCCGACAAAATAAATTCGTCGAATCGTTTTCGTCGTAAGGGCGTTTTGCAGAGATTTGGGGAACGTTTTTTCGTCAAGAGTGATGATATAGTGTTTATTGTCCTTTATTTTCCAGCGGTTCAGCAGCGTTTTTTCAACCGAAAGCGGAGACTCGGAGATTTCTTTTAAAAAATAATGGGGGAAATCCCGGCGGTCAATATCCCTTGATGTGATTTTGGTATGTTTGATGTCTGCTTCTTTTAGTTCTAGCGGTGTTTGGTCATAGAACATGGCGGTGATGCCGTCAATTCCGCCGCCGGATTTTTGGTCTAAAATAAAAATCTGCCCTTTGGTTTTGCCGTTTTTTCCGGCCACTTCCTTTTCCCCGTCCATCTTAATAAAGCGGGTTGTTTCTTCAACCAGTCCGTATACTTCGGATGCCGGAATATAATGATCGTCGGCCATGCCGACAAAAATAGCCTGGCCGCTTCCTTTCTGGGCCAGAAAGAACTTGCCGGGTGCAAGATCGGTATGCATCGCTATGGCATGGGAACCTTCAAAATCATTAAGCGCCAGACGAAACGCTTCTTCTACCTGATGGCCCAGTTGAATATATTTATCGATCTGAAGCGGAATGATCTTTGTGTCGGTGGTGATATCTTCATGGATGCGAACGCCTTGGCGTTCTAATTCTCTTTTCAATTCCTGATAATTATCGATATCTCCGTTCAGGCAGACATGGATGATGCCGCTGGTATTCGCCGCCCCCCTGGTTGTCTTGTTGTCAACGGGGTGACAGTTGGGCTCGGTGATGGCCCCCACGGAAGCCCAGCGGGTGTGGGCCGAAACCGTATGATAGGTGTGAAAAAAGGTGGCCAGTGTCTGCAGAATATCGTCTTTTTTGATCTGCCGGCGCAAGAAATTGATATTATCTCCAAGGCTGCCGACTTCGGCGGCGATTTTATATGTTAGGGCCAAGGCAACAAGATCCTGTCCGTCCGGACCGGTCGTTGCATGCATGCTGATGTCCTTGTTTTCCAGAACATCTTTTTTCGAGCGTTCTTTGAACTGCTCGAAAAGGTTTTTCTCTTTTAGCGTTTGTTCGAATCTAGCATACTCGGCGGCGTCCAGAATAAACATCAGGGAGATACCGGCCGAATCGCGGCCCCTGACCTCGAGACGGTCGATGCTGTTCAACACGGCGTTAATTTGTTTGAAGATTTTTATACAAGATGGAACGGGGATATCCTTTGCAGGTTTGAACAGATCTTTTATCTTTTTTATATTCGCGGCGATCTCAATGGTCAGACACCAGTGAATATCCCTTAAATCATCGATGCGCCGGAACAGAATGTCCACCTCGTCGGATTCAAGATGCCCCATTTGATCGTTCAGCAGCTTTGTTTCCGTATCGATGATTTTAGCCAGGCGGCCGGCACATTCAGCAAGTTCATCTCGAGTTTCTGTATTTATTAATAAATTGTAAAAATGATCCCCGCTTTTTAAAGCGCGGACCGATTGCAAAAGCGATTCAATCAGCGTTTGGCCGCCCAGATAACACTTATCAAAGTTTATATTATTGTTTTTGCAGCTGATAAATCGGTGGGCCTCGATTTCTGTTAACATCTCCTTCAAAGATCCTACGGAGACATGCGCATCTTTTTTCTTATTGTTTTTATAGGAAACGATTCCGGCAAGACCGCAGCCGAGAATGTTTTCACGATACGCAAAGAAGATAATGCTGCCGTTTGGCACGCCTGACAGGTGTTTTCCGAAATAGACTTCAGCGTGCAGGCAACTATGAATGCGGGAACGGATTTCTTTTTCAATGCGCCGAATTTTTTTTTGAAATTTCATGAATAATTTCATTTTAGCATGTCTCCGGATTTGAAAAACAGGTCACATTTGTTGATAGAGTTCCCTAATCCTGTCCCTGGTCATGATTCTTTTCCAACCGGTACCCAAGGCATTTTCCCATAGCGGTTCGAGCACAAGAGCAACATCAATCATTTTTTCCAGTTGGTCTTTTTCTAGGCCGGCCGCAAGGTTTCTGGGGAGTATGATGCCGTGGTTTTCCATCATCCGGCGGAATTCACGAACGCCTTGGGGATAGTATTCTTCAAGGTAATCAAAAGCGATGCAGTTGCCAATGCCGTGATGAAATCCCAGCACATACGAAAGACCGTATGAAAGCGCGTGGCAGATGCCGACTTGCGAATAGGCGATACTCATACCGCCGCAATAGGAAGCCATCATCAGCTTGTCGTCGCTTTCCGGCATGGGGTTTAAAAAGACCTCCCGGCAAAGATCCAGCGCCTTTTCCCCGTATGACCGGCTGAACATGTTCAGATAGGTGCCGCTTAATGATTCCACACAGTGGATGTAACAGTCCATGCCGGTATAAAAACGCTGATCCGCAGGTACTCCGGCAATCAGTTCCGGATCGAGCACGATCTGGTCGAAGACGGTATGGTCGGAGTTGATGCCCAATTTCCTTTTAGGGCCGGAAAGAACCGTCGTGCGTGATACTTCCGCGCCGGTTCCCGAAAGGGTGGGGATCCCGACGTGATAAACCGCAGGATTCTTAATCAGGTCCCAACCCTGATAATCGGCAGAAGAACCGGGGTTTGTGAGCATAAGGGCTACCGCCTTGGCAAGATCCATCGTGCTCCCGCCGCCGATGCCGATGATGCCGTCGGGCAAAGGGTTTGAGCCGGATTCTAAACAAAAGGCTGCGACTTTTCGGGTCAGTTCATCGACGTAGCTTGTTTTGGGCTCATCGTCAACGTTGACCCAGAGCAGAAGATCCCGCTTCTGAAGCGCTATCCGTTTGGTCAGTTTGCTTTGTAAAAACACGTCGTCAACCAGAAAAACCATGGATGAAGCGGCATTTTTTCGTTTTTCGGAAAGGATGTCGTCAAGTTGATCGAAACAGCCCCGTCCAAAAACCATCCGCGCTACCATTTTGAAATTTCGGAACATATGATAATCCTTTAACTATAAAACCGATTTTTTAATGACATCAACAATTTTTTCAGTTCGCTGAATCAGCTCTTCGTCCGTCCAGGAGAGCTTGATCAGCATGGAGATCGTTCGGGACATGATATCATCGGACCGGGGAAGTTTGAGCGTTTCATAATCCGGACGGGACTCCATTAACCGAAGCGGGAGTTTTGCTAAAGACTTGAGCTTTTTAAAATGGTCCCACTGCCGGATATAATGCCAATTGTTATCGAACCAGTAGAAGCATGCATCTACGCCCGCCCGGCCAAGAGCTCCGGCTGTTTTGCGGGTTATGGCTTCATCCGGCAGAAAAAAAGAAAGAAATGTGGCCGAGTCCCCTTTTTCATCCGGAATTTTTCTGAAGGTGATTTCCGGCAGTTGCGCCAGGGCATCCTTGATGGTCTTTTTATGCTTTTGCTGTTTATCCAGAATGAAATCGAGCTTCCTTAATTGGGCGACGCCCACGGCGGCATTCAGTTCGCTGATGCGAAAGTTTGTGCCCAAAACCGAATGACCCTCAAGGCCCCTGTCGCTGCCGATATGGTCATGGCCGTGGTCTGCATAGGCATCCGCAGCAATGTAGAGGGTCTTATCTGCGGTTACAACGGCACCGCCTTCGCCGCAGGTAATGGTTTTAACAGGATCAAAGGAAAAACAGCCCATATGGCCGAAGGTGCCGACAGCCTTTCCTTTAAAAGTAGCGCCAAGCGACTGGCAGGCATCTTCGATCAGCATAAGCTTCTTTTGCTTGCAGATATTGCTGATTTCATCGATTCGGGCCATAGACCCGCACATATGTACGGGCATCACGGCCTTGGTGCGCGGAGTTATAACGGTTTTAACACTTTCGGGATCCAGACACAAGGTTTCGTCGATTTCTGCAAAAACAGGGACTGCAGCGGCGTTCAGCACGGCCTCGATGGTTGCCAAAAAGGTAAAAGGCGGAACAATGACTTCATCACCGGCACCGACTCCGCAGGCTGCCAGTGCAATGCTGAGGGCTGCCGTGCCGCTGGAACACAGGAGGCAATGATCGACTCCGATGCGTTTGGCCAACTCGAGTTCAAAGGTTCTGGCTTTCCAGTGACCTTGGCGGGCCTGGTCAAAGCCATAACGGAACAGGACCCCTGTATTCAGGACGTCCTGGACCTCTTTGCGTTCCTCCTCGCCGAATATTTCAAAACCTGGCATAGCGGGACTCTCCTTTTCAGCGATTTTTTAGTTATTTGTAAAATAGTTGCTAAAATACTGTTTGATTGCCATGCGGGCATATTCACTGGCTCTGATACCGATATACTTTTCGTGGGCCACCACGGCAGATAAGACAATCTTTGCCGAGCCCTCTTTTTCTTCGGCAAATCCCACAAACCAGTCGTAACGGGCATCATGAGATTGGTTGTCGATAGAGCCGGATTTTCCACCGATGTTGAGTCTGGAGAGGATTTTATCTTTTTTGAGACCTCTGAAAGCTTTCTTGCAGGTGCCGGAGTTTATGGTAGTTTCCATGAGAGCATTGACGATATTTGATGCTGCAGGTGTAATCGCCTGGTTAAGGATGATCAGTTGACTGCGGTACAGGATCCGACCGTTTTCGTCTGTGATCTGATCGACGATGGTGGGTTCAACCATTCTGCCCTGGTTGAGGATGGCAGAAGTTATCACTGCGCCGTGAAGGGGAGATATTTTTGTTTCCAGGTTGAACCCGCTGGCCACTTCGGCCCACTGGTAGGGATCATTCGAAAAGGAAACCATGCTGGGGGCAAGCTGAATCTCAAAATCGATGCTTTGATTGAATCCAAAGGCAGCAGCATAATTTTCCAAGGTGCTTTTGCCCAGATAATAGGCACCGATTTTCCCAAAAACAGGATTAACAGACTGGGCAAATGAGTCTTCAAATGTAATTTGGTGAGTGTAGCGGTTTATCCGATCTTTTAGCTGAGATTTGTATAACGTGTGTTTATTGCCGTTGTATGTCAACTTGGAGCCCAGATGAAGACCACAGGTTTCGATGGCGGCCGATGCCGTGACAATCTTGAAAATACTCGCTGCCGGGAATTTGTTATCGACACACGGGTTGCCGGACCGATTGGTTTTATCATAACCCACCATGGACAAAATCCTTCCGGTAGCCGGATCCATTGCCACAATTCCGATGTATCGGGATGTGGACATATTCAATTTTTTTAAAAGAAAATGCTGCAAAGGAATGTCCAGGCTGGTTTTAACCCGGAACTTCAGCCCGTTGGCAGTAAAATCGAAACTCTGATCCTTAAGATTTAAAAAGGAGCTGCGGTCCAGCCAGGCCTGAACATCTTTTTTGTCGATGAGGGTGTTGGATGTATCCCGGGCATCGCTCTTGTTTTCATTTGATAGTCCCAATTCCGTTAGAACATGAAAATATGACTTACCGCCCAGTCCGTTGATGATTCCAAAAAAAACAGCAAGGAAAATGACAAAGGAGCTGGTTAATTTTAGGGTGTTTGCGGTGAATCTTTTTTTAACGGGTGAACGTTTCAGTCGTGCTTGATACTCGTTCCAGCCCGGCTTTTCAAGGTTCACCTTGTTTTTTATCAATATTTTGGGCATCGTTTTATAGGTATCGATCCGAGTCCTAATTCAGCGGTGTTCCCGGTTTTACTTTTTTGTCCACAGTGGCAACAGCGCAGCCATAGTCATCTATGGCCGCCAGCAGCATTCCATTGGACAGAATGCCCATTATTTTGACGGGTTTTAAGTTCGCAACAACGATGATCTGTCTGCCTACCAGTTCCTCGGGCGCGTAGTGAGCGGAAATGCCGGCTACGATCGTGCGTTTTTCTCCAAGATCGACTTCGAGTTTGAGAAGGTTTTTTGCTCGGGGAATCGCCTCGGCCTGAATTACGGTGGCTACCCTCAGATCAACTTTGCTGAGTGTGTCGGTGGTTATTTCAGGTTTTATCTTTTGTACTTCAGGCATTATATCACCCGAGTCCTTGGAAGTAAGTTTGTTTTTGTTAAGGTCGATCCTTGGAAAAAGAGTTATTGATTTCGGTAATTTCGTGCCGGGTGCGATGTTTTTCCAAGATTTCAGGTTTTCAAGATAATAAAACGGCTTTTGCGGATTCAGGCCCAGATGTTTTTGCATGGTTGCGGCCGCATTCGGCATGATGGGATAAATGAGGCCCGATATAATTCTGACACCTTCCAAAAGATTATAGATAACAACTTCAAGCTGTTTTCTACTCGTTTTTTTCTTTGCAAGCACCCAGGGCGCGGTAACATCGATATA
This portion of the Candidatus Desulfatibia profunda genome encodes:
- a CDS encoding SIS domain-containing protein, yielding MLTEIEAHRFISCKNNNINFDKCYLGGQTLIESLLQSVRALKSGDHFYNLLINTETRDELAECAGRLAKIIDTETKLLNDQMGHLESDEVDILFRRIDDLRDIHWCLTIEIAANIKKIKDLFKPAKDIPVPSCIKIFKQINAVLNSIDRLEVRGRDSAGISLMFILDAAEYARFEQTLKEKNLFEQFKERSKKDVLENKDISMHATTGPDGQDLVALALTYKIAAEVGSLGDNINFLRRQIKKDDILQTLATFFHTYHTVSAHTRWASVGAITEPNCHPVDNKTTRGAANTSGIIHVCLNGDIDNYQELKRELERQGVRIHEDITTDTKIIPLQIDKYIQLGHQVEEAFRLALNDFEGSHAIAMHTDLAPGKFFLAQKGSGQAIFVGMADDHYIPASEVYGLVEETTRFIKMDGEKEVAGKNGKTKGQIFILDQKSGGGIDGITAMFYDQTPLELKEADIKHTKITSRDIDRRDFPHYFLKEISESPLSVEKTLLNRWKIKDNKHYIITLDEKTFPKSLQNALTTKTIRRIYFVGQGTAGVAALACADIFNHYLHDSSYYINAFKASELSGFKLHEQDDAASMADALVIAISQSGTTTDTNRTVDMVKERGAYTMAIVNRRDSDITFKVDGVMYTSSGRDIEMSVASTKAFYSQIVAGAVLGLKIAGLLGLRNEAFITAEIKQLLELPMHMKKILEMRESIQDSAQRLAVTKTYWAAVGSGPNKASADEIRIKLSELCYKTISSDYVEDKKHIDLSSEPLLIVCAAGTRSSVIGDIVKDTAIFQAHKATPIVIADEGENRFDPYAVDVFHVPVVSEHLAPILNTLVGHIWGYYAALAINGGSRFLYGFREDIQSTIEDYAASGLDVYELILEKSFREKIAAFYTEFRRKKTQNRFPTAMGLEAASDLTLLLKYLSGRLPVSDFEIDFGKKGTALNMLQTLLECLGESINCLSRPVDAIRHQAKTVTVGTSRISEKVEGILFDALAAYNISTFQLTNRNIIVLKNIQGIVARINGAIFYRIDGLNLLGEPIETTTIQIVKKDGVLKPIPSRVETDPMLKGTKRIIVREGNVYIGKGRKDDRSIIIIPIISAASAKTNMIEYILLLTFSFKESVPLPVKIKALGGKHERIKNIVQENSIRWDDQYIELVEMHDLFGVSAEKIGEFIVSRINGSAQASIER
- a CDS encoding iron-containing alcohol dehydrogenase is translated as MFRNFKMVARMVFGRGCFDQLDDILSEKRKNAASSMVFLVDDVFLQSKLTKRIALQKRDLLLWVNVDDEPKTSYVDELTRKVAAFCLESGSNPLPDGIIGIGGGSTMDLAKAVALMLTNPGSSADYQGWDLIKNPAVYHVGIPTLSGTGAEVSRTTVLSGPKRKLGINSDHTVFDQIVLDPELIAGVPADQRFYTGMDCYIHCVESLSGTYLNMFSRSYGEKALDLCREVFLNPMPESDDKLMMASYCGGMSIAYSQVGICHALSYGLSYVLGFHHGIGNCIAFDYLEEYYPQGVREFRRMMENHGIILPRNLAAGLEKDQLEKMIDVALVLEPLWENALGTGWKRIMTRDRIRELYQQM
- a CDS encoding PbpA; translation: MIKNKVNLEKPGWNEYQARLKRSPVKKRFTANTLKLTSSFVIFLAVFFGIINGLGGKSYFHVLTELGLSNENKSDARDTSNTLIDKKDVQAWLDRSSFLNLKDQSFDFTANGLKFRVKTSLDIPLQHFLLKKLNMSTSRYIGIVAMDPATGRILSMVGYDKTNRSGNPCVDNKFPAASIFKIVTASAAIETCGLHLGSKLTYNGNKHTLYKSQLKDRINRYTHQITFEDSFAQSVNPVFGKIGAYYLGKSTLENYAAAFGFNQSIDFEIQLAPSMVSFSNDPYQWAEVASGFNLETKISPLHGAVITSAILNQGRMVEPTIVDQITDENGRILYRSQLIILNQAITPAASNIVNALMETTINSGTCKKAFRGLKKDKILSRLNIGGKSGSIDNQSHDARYDWFVGFAEEKEGSAKIVLSAVVAHEKYIGIRASEYARMAIKQYFSNYFTNN
- a CDS encoding CTP synthase, which gives rise to MASNTKFIFVTGGVLSSLGKGLASAAIGSLLESRGLTVAIQKLDPYINVDPGTMNPFQHGEVYVTDDGAETDLDLGHYERFTHARVGRDHNFTTGKIYHSVISKERRGDYLGGTVQVIPHITEEIKNSIKLVADGVDIVIVEIGGTIGDIESLPFLEAIRQFRADVGKENVLYIHLTLVPYISTAGELKTKPTQHSVKELRSIGIQPDILLCRTDRYLTKDIKSKIALFCNVSVDAVITAKDVECIYEVPLVFHKEGLDNKIVELLNIWTRAPRLENWEQLVKNVKAPTHSVNIAVVGKYVNLTDSYKSLNEALCHGGIPNDSRVKIIYVDSEKIDENSCGQLLAGADGILIPGGFGSRGIEGKICAAKYARENKIPFFGICLGMQIAVAEFARNVASMTGAHSQEFDENTPYAVIYLMVEWYDDKTGTIQKRDVTSDKGGTMRLGAYPCIVKKGTYAFQAYGVTEISERHRHRYEFNNAYKGALEEKGLVISGTSPNGELVEIIEVADHPWFLGCQFHPEFKSRPMDPHPLFREFIRASLEYAGTRS
- a CDS encoding DegT/DnrJ/EryC1/StrS family aminotransferase — translated: MPGFEIFGEEERKEVQDVLNTGVLFRYGFDQARQGHWKARTFELELAKRIGVDHCLLCSSGTAALSIALAACGVGAGDEVIVPPFTFLATIEAVLNAAAVPVFAEIDETLCLDPESVKTVITPRTKAVMPVHMCGSMARIDEISNICKQKKLMLIEDACQSLGATFKGKAVGTFGHMGCFSFDPVKTITCGEGGAVVTADKTLYIAADAYADHGHDHIGSDRGLEGHSVLGTNFRISELNAAVGVAQLRKLDFILDKQQKHKKTIKDALAQLPEITFRKIPDEKGDSATFLSFFLPDEAITRKTAGALGRAGVDACFYWFDNNWHYIRQWDHFKKLKSLAKLPLRLMESRPDYETLKLPRSDDIMSRTISMLIKLSWTDEELIQRTEKIVDVIKKSVL